In a single window of the Atlantibacter hermannii genome:
- the pspG gene encoding phage shock protein G: MLELLFVLGFFVMLLVTGVSLLGILAALAVATALMFVGGVFAIIFNVLPWLLLAVAIVWVVRAIKQPKLPLYQRNNRWRY, translated from the coding sequence ATGTTGGAACTTTTATTCGTATTAGGGTTTTTTGTGATGTTGCTGGTGACCGGCGTATCGCTGCTCGGCATTCTGGCGGCGTTAGCTGTGGCGACGGCGTTAATGTTTGTCGGTGGCGTATTTGCCATCATCTTTAACGTGTTGCCCTGGTTATTGTTAGCGGTTGCCATCGTCTGGGTAGTCAGAGCAATAAAGCAGCCGAAGCTTCCGCTTTATCAGCGCAACAATCGTTGGCGTTACTAA
- the qor gene encoding quinone oxidoreductase, NADPH-dependent, which yields MAIRIEFQKHGGPDVLKAVEFTPGDPAENEIQVENKAIGINYIDTYIRSGLYPPPALPSGLGTEAAGVVSKVGKNVTHIKAGDRVVYAQSSLGAYSEVHNVPADKVALLPDAISYEQAAASFLKGLTVFYLLRKTYEIKPDEPFLFHAAAGGVGLIACQWAKALGSKLIGTVGSAQKAERAKQAGAWQVINYQEESVVDRVREITGGKKVRVVYDSVGKETWEASLDCLQRRGLMVSFGNSSGPVTGVNLGILNQKGSLFVTRPSLNGYVTNRAELEEASNELFSLIASGVIKVEVAPDQRFALTDAQKAHETLESRATQGSSLLIP from the coding sequence ATGGCAATACGCATTGAGTTTCAAAAGCATGGCGGCCCGGACGTACTCAAAGCGGTTGAGTTCACCCCTGGGGACCCGGCGGAAAACGAAATCCAGGTCGAGAATAAAGCCATTGGGATTAACTACATCGACACCTATATCCGCAGCGGTTTGTATCCGCCTCCCGCGTTGCCAAGCGGGCTGGGAACCGAAGCCGCGGGCGTGGTGAGTAAAGTTGGCAAAAACGTCACCCATATCAAAGCGGGCGACCGCGTGGTGTATGCCCAGTCCTCGCTTGGCGCATACAGCGAGGTGCATAACGTGCCGGCGGATAAAGTCGCGCTGCTGCCGGATGCGATCTCCTATGAGCAGGCTGCCGCGTCGTTCCTGAAAGGGCTGACCGTGTTCTATCTGCTGCGTAAAACCTATGAAATTAAACCGGACGAACCCTTCCTGTTCCATGCGGCGGCGGGCGGCGTGGGTCTGATTGCCTGTCAATGGGCCAAAGCATTGGGTTCAAAACTGATCGGCACCGTCGGCTCGGCGCAAAAAGCGGAACGCGCTAAACAGGCTGGCGCGTGGCAGGTCATCAACTACCAGGAAGAGAGCGTCGTCGATCGGGTGCGCGAAATCACCGGCGGCAAAAAAGTGCGGGTGGTTTACGACTCTGTCGGGAAAGAAACCTGGGAAGCCTCGCTGGATTGCCTGCAACGGCGCGGACTGATGGTCAGTTTCGGTAACTCGTCAGGCCCGGTAACGGGTGTGAATCTGGGCATTCTCAATCAGAAAGGATCGCTGTTTGTGACGCGCCCTTCCCTGAATGGTTATGTCACCAACCGTGCGGAACTGGAAGAAGCCAGTAATGAACTGTTTTCGCTTATCGCCAGCGGGGTGATCAAGGTAGAAGTGGCGCCGGATCAGCGCTTTGCGTTAACGGATGCGCAGAAGGCCCATGAAACGCTCGAAAGCCGGGCAACCCAGGGCTCCAGTCTGTTGATTCCTTAG
- the dgkA gene encoding diacylglycerol kinase produces MANNTTGLIRIVKAAGYSWKGIRAAWKNEAAFRQEGVAAIVAIAIACWLDVDPITRVLLIGSVILVMIVEILNSAIEAVVDRIGSEFHELSGRAKDMGSAAVLFAIVLALITWGTLLWSNLR; encoded by the coding sequence ATGGCGAATAACACCACTGGGTTAATACGAATAGTTAAAGCTGCGGGATACTCCTGGAAAGGCATTCGTGCCGCCTGGAAAAACGAAGCAGCGTTTCGGCAGGAGGGCGTTGCGGCCATTGTCGCCATTGCCATCGCTTGCTGGCTGGATGTCGATCCCATCACCCGCGTACTGCTGATTGGCTCCGTCATTTTGGTCATGATTGTCGAAATCCTTAATAGCGCCATTGAAGCGGTGGTTGATCGCATTGGTTCAGAATTTCATGAACTTTCCGGGCGCGCCAAAGACATGGGCTCTGCGGCGGTGTTGTTCGCTATTGTACTGGCGCTCATCACTTGGGGTACTTTGCTCTGGTCAAATTTGCGATAA
- the plsB_1 gene encoding glycerol-3-phosphate acyltransferase, with translation MSGWPRIYYKLLNLPLRVLVKSKSIPADPCAELGLDISRPIMYVLPYNSKADLLTLREQCLAHNLPDPLEPLEVDGTLLPRHVFIHGGPRVFTYYTPKEESIKVFHDYLDLHRSNPQLDVQMVPVSVMFGRAPGREKGEVNPPLRMLNGVQKFFAVSWLGRDSFVRFSPSVSLRRMADEHGTDKTIAQKLARVARMHFARQRLAAVGPRLPARQDLFNKLLASKAIARAVEDEARSKKISHEKAQQNAVALMEEIAANFSYETIRLMDRILGFTWNRLYQGINVHNAERVRQLAHDGHELVYVPCHRSHMDYMLLSYVLYHQGLVPPHIAAGINLNFWPAGPMFRRLGAFFIRRTFKGNKLYSTVFREYLGELFSRGYSVEYFVEGGRSRTGRLLDPKTGTLSMTIQAMLRGGTRPITLIPIYIGYEHVMEVGTYAKELRGATKEKENFAKMVSGLSKLRNLGQGYVNFGEPMPLMTYLNQHVPEWRDSIDPHRSHSSCLADADSERDCGRFDGTH, from the coding sequence ATGTCCGGCTGGCCACGAATTTACTACAAATTACTTAATTTACCATTACGCGTACTGGTAAAAAGCAAATCCATTCCGGCGGATCCCTGCGCCGAACTCGGGCTCGATATCTCGCGTCCGATTATGTATGTGCTTCCGTATAACTCGAAAGCGGACCTGCTAACGCTTCGCGAACAGTGTCTGGCGCATAACCTGCCAGACCCGCTTGAACCGCTTGAGGTTGACGGAACGCTGTTGCCGCGCCATGTCTTTATTCACGGCGGCCCGCGGGTATTTACCTATTACACGCCGAAAGAAGAGTCGATAAAGGTATTCCACGACTATCTCGACCTGCACCGCAGCAATCCACAACTGGACGTGCAAATGGTGCCAGTCTCGGTGATGTTTGGACGCGCCCCAGGCCGTGAAAAAGGCGAAGTGAACCCGCCGCTGCGTATGCTAAACGGCGTACAGAAATTTTTTGCGGTGTCCTGGTTAGGACGCGACAGCTTTGTGCGTTTTTCGCCCTCTGTGTCTCTGCGCCGTATGGCGGATGAACACGGCACCGATAAAACCATCGCCCAAAAACTGGCGCGTGTCGCGCGCATGCACTTTGCGCGTCAACGGCTGGCGGCAGTAGGGCCGCGTTTACCGGCGCGTCAGGATCTGTTTAACAAGCTGCTGGCCTCAAAAGCCATTGCCCGCGCGGTTGAAGACGAAGCGCGCAGCAAAAAAATCTCCCACGAAAAGGCTCAGCAAAACGCTGTGGCGCTGATGGAAGAGATCGCGGCAAACTTCTCCTATGAAACCATTCGCCTGATGGACCGCATTCTTGGCTTTACCTGGAACCGTCTCTATCAGGGTATCAATGTCCATAATGCCGAACGCGTACGCCAGCTGGCGCACGACGGGCATGAGCTGGTGTATGTGCCGTGTCACCGTAGCCATATGGACTATATGCTGCTGTCTTACGTGCTGTATCACCAGGGGTTGGTGCCGCCGCACATTGCTGCAGGCATAAATCTGAATTTTTGGCCGGCTGGTCCAATGTTCCGTCGCCTGGGCGCGTTTTTTATCCGCCGCACCTTTAAAGGCAACAAGCTTTACTCCACGGTGTTCCGTGAGTATTTAGGCGAACTGTTTAGCCGCGGCTATTCCGTCGAGTACTTCGTTGAAGGCGGCCGCTCACGCACCGGGCGTCTGCTTGATCCAAAAACCGGCACCCTGTCGATGACTATCCAGGCCATGCTGCGCGGCGGTACGCGTCCTATCACGCTGATTCCTATCTACATTGGTTATGAGCATGTCATGGAAGTGGGTACGTACGCTAAAGAACTGCGCGGTGCGACGAAAGAGAAAGAAAACTTCGCCAAGATGGTGAGCGGCCTGAGCAAGCTGCGCAATCTGGGTCAGGGTTATGTGAACTTCGGCGAACCGATGCCGTTGATGACGTACCTGAATCAGCATGTGCCGGAATGGCGTGACTCCATCGACCCCCATCGAAGCCATTCGTCCTGCCTGGCTGACGCCGACAGTGAACGCGATTGCGGCCGATTTGATGGTACGCATTAA
- a CDS encoding F pilus assembly: protein MKKIKLSAVAAAVSLLVANTASAANTWTEARGDAMGGTGVASSHYGSGVLINPALLAKAKPDDDVTVIFPTVGAQISDKGDLRNQIDDVSDRINYYEDVIDNLSPAALADINGTLQQFQNAAGELADQLEELKGKVATARAGGGVAVSIPNDTLSVAFMAKGYAHARVSSSINQGDINYLRDIQNSDLQAAVVAADAIIGGSDRITDRLESTGFGRAAIVADYGVAFAKQFAIGDVPVSFGVTPKLQQTWLYNYSVPIYAYDSSDWNSKRYRSEDSGFNVDAGIAADFGENFTVGVSGQNLVSRNIDTKVVNGYSDTYQITPLVTAGVAWNTDMVTLTADGDLTETKGFKSEKDSQYAGVGAEVRPTFLACSACRLPRRYQR from the coding sequence GTGAAAAAAATAAAACTATCGGCGGTGGCGGCAGCGGTTTCGCTGTTGGTGGCAAATACGGCCAGTGCGGCCAATACCTGGACGGAAGCGCGCGGCGACGCAATGGGGGGAACCGGTGTGGCTTCCTCGCATTACGGTAGCGGCGTATTAATTAACCCTGCGTTGCTGGCGAAAGCCAAACCTGATGATGACGTCACCGTGATCTTTCCCACGGTGGGGGCGCAAATCAGTGATAAAGGTGATCTTCGCAACCAAATCGACGACGTGAGCGACCGAATTAACTATTACGAAGACGTAATTGATAATTTAAGCCCGGCGGCTCTTGCTGATATCAATGGCACACTCCAGCAGTTTCAGAATGCAGCCGGGGAACTGGCCGATCAGCTCGAAGAGTTGAAAGGCAAAGTGGCAACCGCCCGGGCGGGAGGCGGCGTTGCCGTCAGCATCCCTAACGATACGTTATCGGTAGCCTTTATGGCGAAAGGGTATGCGCATGCGCGGGTGAGTTCTTCGATTAATCAAGGCGATATTAATTACTTACGCGACATTCAGAACAGCGACCTGCAAGCGGCGGTTGTGGCGGCCGATGCAATTATTGGCGGTTCCGACCGCATCACGGACAGATTAGAATCCACCGGTTTTGGCCGCGCGGCGATTGTGGCGGATTATGGCGTGGCGTTTGCTAAACAGTTTGCTATTGGCGACGTTCCCGTCTCATTTGGCGTAACGCCGAAGCTGCAACAAACCTGGCTCTATAACTACAGTGTGCCTATTTACGCCTACGACAGTAGCGACTGGAACAGTAAACGTTACCGTAGCGAGGATTCCGGTTTTAACGTTGATGCCGGTATTGCCGCTGATTTTGGCGAGAATTTTACCGTGGGCGTAAGCGGACAAAACCTGGTATCGCGTAATATCGACACCAAAGTGGTCAACGGTTATAGCGATACCTATCAAATTACGCCGCTGGTCACGGCGGGCGTCGCCTGGAACACGGACATGGTGACCTTAACCGCCGATGGCGATTTAACGGAAACCAAAGGCTTTAAAAGTGAGAAAGACAGCCAGTACGCAGGCGTAGGGGCGGAAGTGCGCCCCACTTTCCTGGCTTGCAGTGCGTGCAGGTTACCGCGCCGATATCAAAGGTAA
- the lexA gene encoding LexA repressor, giving the protein MKSLTARQQEVFDLIRDHISQTGMPPTRAEIAQRLGFRSPNAAEEHLKALARKGVIEIVSGASRGLRLLVDEEEGLPLVGRVAAGEPLLAQQHIEGHYQVDPGLFKPSADFLLRVSGMSMKDIGIMDGDLLAVHKTQDVRNGQVVVARIDDEVTVKRLNKQGNTVQLLPENSEFSPIVVDLREQAFSIEGLAVGVIRNGEWL; this is encoded by the coding sequence ATGAAAAGTTTAACGGCCAGACAGCAAGAGGTGTTTGATCTTATTCGGGATCACATTAGCCAAACCGGCATGCCTCCCACTCGTGCGGAGATTGCACAGCGTCTGGGTTTTCGTTCCCCAAATGCCGCAGAAGAACATTTAAAAGCGTTGGCGCGTAAAGGCGTGATTGAAATTGTCTCTGGCGCTTCTCGCGGTCTGCGTCTGTTGGTGGATGAAGAAGAAGGTCTGCCTTTAGTCGGACGTGTGGCAGCAGGCGAGCCCCTGTTGGCTCAGCAACATATTGAAGGGCACTATCAGGTCGATCCGGGCCTGTTCAAGCCCAGCGCGGATTTCCTGCTGCGTGTTAGCGGTATGTCGATGAAAGATATCGGCATTATGGATGGTGACTTACTTGCCGTGCATAAGACTCAGGATGTGCGTAATGGTCAGGTGGTTGTGGCGCGCATTGATGACGAAGTCACCGTGAAGCGTCTCAACAAACAAGGCAATACCGTGCAGCTGTTGCCGGAAAACAGCGAATTCTCCCCCATCGTTGTTGACTTGCGTGAACAGGCTTTTTCGATTGAAGGCTTGGCCGTCGGCGTAATCCGTAACGGCGAATGGTTGTAA
- the dinF_2 gene encoding DNA-damage-inducible inner membrane protein F codes for MHFFTSADKALWRLALPMIFSNITVPLLGLVDTAVIGHLDSPVYLAGVAIGATATSFLFMLLLFLRMSTTGLTAQAFGARDPLALARALVQPLLLALLAGAAIVLLRTPLINLALHVVGGSEEVLTQARRFLEIRWLSAPATLANLVLLGWLLGVQYARAPVILLVVGNVLNIVLDLWLVIGLRMNVQGAALATVIADYITLVVGLAMVWHVMKLRGIHPGMLRSAWRGDVWRLLALNRDIMLRSLLLQVCFASVTILGARMGSDIVAVNAVLMTLLTFTAYALDGFAYAVEAHSGQAYGAGDSGQLLNVWHAACRQAGLVALLFAAVYALWGGNIVALLTSIPVLQEQADRYLGWQVILPVVGVWCYLLDGMFIGATAARRCVIAWRWRR; via the coding sequence ATGCATTTTTTCACGTCTGCTGATAAAGCATTGTGGCGCCTGGCGCTGCCAATGATTTTCTCTAATATCACCGTGCCGCTGCTTGGCCTGGTCGATACCGCCGTTATTGGTCATCTTGATAGCCCCGTTTATCTGGCTGGCGTTGCCATTGGCGCAACGGCGACCAGCTTTCTGTTTATGCTGCTGCTTTTCCTGCGTATGAGTACAACCGGTTTAACCGCCCAGGCATTTGGTGCGCGGGATCCTCTCGCGCTCGCGCGTGCGCTGGTACAACCGCTATTGCTGGCGTTGTTAGCAGGGGCGGCGATTGTGTTGCTGCGTACGCCACTGATAAACCTGGCACTTCATGTTGTGGGCGGTAGCGAAGAGGTGTTAACTCAGGCGCGGCGTTTTCTTGAAATCCGTTGGTTGAGTGCGCCCGCGACTCTGGCGAATCTGGTTTTACTGGGGTGGTTGTTGGGAGTGCAATATGCCCGTGCGCCAGTGATATTGCTGGTGGTCGGCAACGTACTGAATATCGTCCTCGACCTGTGGCTGGTTATAGGCTTAAGAATGAACGTACAGGGCGCTGCGCTGGCGACGGTCATCGCGGATTATATTACCCTGGTGGTCGGGCTGGCGATGGTATGGCATGTCATGAAACTGCGAGGCATTCATCCCGGTATGCTGCGTTCCGCCTGGCGCGGCGACGTCTGGCGATTGCTGGCCCTTAACCGGGATATTATGTTGCGTTCATTATTGCTTCAGGTCTGTTTTGCCAGCGTGACCATTTTAGGGGCGCGCATGGGGAGCGATATTGTCGCCGTAAACGCCGTGCTGATGACGCTGCTGACGTTCACCGCCTATGCGCTGGATGGTTTTGCATATGCGGTGGAAGCGCATTCCGGGCAGGCTTATGGCGCGGGCGACAGTGGCCAGCTCCTCAACGTCTGGCATGCCGCCTGTCGTCAGGCGGGTCTGGTGGCGCTGCTGTTTGCCGCGGTGTATGCCCTCTGGGGCGGAAATATCGTTGCGCTGCTCACTTCAATTCCCGTCTTACAGGAACAAGCGGATCGCTACCTTGGCTGGCAGGTGATACTGCCGGTTGTCGGAGTATGGTGCTATTTACTGGATGGTATGTTCATTGGGGCGACCGCGGCGCGGAGATGCGTAATAGCATGGCGGTGGCGGCGTTAG
- the dusA gene encoding tRNA-dihydrouridine synthase A, giving the protein MLHESQPTAFAAHRFSIAPMLDWTDRHCRYFLRLLSRHTLLYTEMVTTGAIIHGKGDYLAYSEEEHPVALQLGGSDPAALAQCAKLAEARGYDEINLNVGCPSDRVQNGMFGACLMGNAQLVADCVKAMRDVVSIPVTVKTRIGIDDQDSYEFLCEFINTVSGKGECEMFIIHARKAWLSGLSPKENREIPPLDYPRVYQLKRDFPHLTMSINGGITSLEQAKAHLEHMDGVMVGREAYQNPGMLAAVDREIFGVAGASPDPVSVVRAMYPYIERELSQGAYLGHITRHMLGLFQGVPGARQWRRYLSENAHKAGADINVLENALRKVAGPQ; this is encoded by the coding sequence ATGTTGCATGAATCCCAGCCTACCGCTTTTGCCGCTCACCGCTTTTCCATTGCGCCGATGCTCGACTGGACCGACAGGCATTGCCGTTATTTTTTGCGCCTGCTGTCACGCCATACGTTGCTGTATACCGAAATGGTGACCACGGGAGCCATTATTCACGGTAAAGGCGACTATCTGGCCTATAGCGAGGAAGAACATCCGGTTGCGTTGCAGCTTGGCGGTAGCGATCCGGCAGCGCTGGCGCAGTGCGCAAAGCTGGCCGAAGCGCGTGGGTATGATGAAATCAACCTTAACGTGGGCTGTCCGTCTGACCGGGTACAAAACGGCATGTTTGGCGCATGCCTGATGGGCAATGCGCAACTGGTGGCAGACTGCGTAAAAGCCATGCGGGATGTGGTGTCGATTCCGGTAACGGTAAAAACCCGTATTGGCATTGACGATCAGGACAGTTATGAATTCCTCTGTGAGTTCATTAATACCGTGTCCGGTAAGGGCGAATGCGAAATGTTCATTATTCACGCCCGCAAAGCCTGGCTGTCTGGCCTGAGCCCGAAAGAAAACCGTGAAATTCCGCCGCTTGATTACCCTCGCGTCTATCAGTTGAAACGCGATTTTCCGCATCTGACGATGTCGATTAATGGCGGCATTACATCACTGGAGCAGGCGAAGGCGCATCTTGAGCATATGGATGGCGTCATGGTAGGACGTGAAGCTTATCAAAACCCTGGCATGCTGGCGGCGGTCGACCGGGAGATTTTCGGCGTGGCGGGCGCATCGCCCGATCCGGTTTCAGTGGTGCGCGCCATGTACCCTTACATTGAACGCGAGCTGAGCCAGGGCGCTTATCTTGGACACATTACCCGGCATATGCTTGGGCTGTTTCAGGGCGTACCCGGTGCGCGTCAGTGGCGTCGTTATTTAAGCGAAAATGCCCATAAAGCAGGCGCAGATATTAATGTGCTGGAAAACGCTCTGCGTAAAGTCGCCGGTCCACAATAA
- the dinF_1 gene encoding DNA-damage-inducible SOS response protein: protein MAVAALGFGLTLFSLPWLGNHGLWLALAVFLALRGLALWFIWHRHWQRATWFS from the coding sequence ATGGCGGTGGCGGCGTTAGGGTTTGGACTCACGCTTTTCAGCCTGCCCTGGCTGGGTAACCACGGCCTGTGGCTGGCGTTGGCGGTTTTTCTGGCGCTGCGTGGGTTGGCATTATGGTTCATCTGGCATCGTCACTGGCAACGCGCCACCTGGTTTAGTTAA
- the yjbJ gene encoding putative general stress response protein: protein MNKDEVGGNWKQFKGKMKEQWGKLTDDDMTVIEGKRDQLVGKIQERYGYEKDQAENEVKDWETRNDYRW from the coding sequence ATGAATAAAGACGAAGTCGGCGGTAACTGGAAACAGTTCAAAGGTAAAATGAAAGAGCAGTGGGGTAAACTCACTGACGACGATATGACCGTTATCGAAGGTAAACGCGATCAGCTCGTAGGTAAAATCCAGGAGCGTTATGGATACGAGAAAGATCAGGCAGAGAACGAAGTGAAAGACTGGGAAACCCGTAACGACTACCGCTGGTAA
- the zur gene encoding zinc uptake regulation protein: MDTTTSQHMLALAEDLCQQRNVRLTPQRLEVLRLMTLQNGAISAYDLLDLLRESEPQAKPPTVYRALDFLLEQGFVHKVESTNSYVLCHWFDQPTHTSAMFICDRCGVVKEQSAQGVEKIMDALAADLGFSLRHNVIEAHGLCASCGEVEACRHPEQCDHDHSVQVKKRGK; this comes from the coding sequence ATGGATACGACGACGTCTCAACACATGCTTGCTCTGGCGGAGGATCTTTGCCAGCAACGAAATGTTCGCCTGACGCCGCAACGCCTCGAGGTATTGCGCCTGATGACGTTGCAAAACGGTGCCATCAGCGCCTATGACCTGCTGGATTTGCTGCGTGAGTCGGAACCTCAGGCGAAGCCGCCGACAGTGTACCGGGCGCTGGATTTCCTGCTGGAACAAGGGTTTGTACATAAAGTTGAATCAACTAACAGCTATGTTCTATGCCACTGGTTTGATCAACCTACCCATACGTCCGCCATGTTCATTTGCGATCGGTGCGGGGTGGTAAAAGAGCAAAGTGCGCAGGGCGTAGAAAAGATAATGGATGCATTAGCCGCCGATTTGGGATTCTCACTACGACATAACGTTATTGAAGCCCATGGGCTGTGTGCGAGTTGTGGAGAGGTGGAAGCCTGCCGTCATCCTGAACAGTGCGATCATGACCATTCAGTACAGGTTAAAAAGCGCGGGAAATAG
- the alr gene encoding alanine racemase yields the protein MQAATVVINRRALRHNLQRLRELAPDSRMVAVVKANAYGHGLLETARTLTDADAFGVARLEEALRLREGGITQPVLLLEGFFNADDLPTISREGFHTVVHSDEQLSALEQANVDEPITVWMKLDTGMHRLGVLPEHADAFYDRLSACKNVRQPVNIVSHFARADEPECGATEKQLAIFNRFTEGKPGQRSIGASGGILLWPQSHLEWVRPGIILYGVSPLDTKPWGEDFGFRPVMTLTSSLIAVREHKAGEPVGYGGTWVSERDTRLGVIALGYGDGYPRSAPSGTPVLVNGREVPIVGRVAMDMICVDLGPRAQEKPGDSVVMWGDGLPVERIAAMTGVSAYELITRLTPRMATRYLD from the coding sequence ATGCAAGCGGCAACTGTTGTGATTAACCGCCGCGCTCTGCGACACAACTTACAACGCCTGCGCGAACTGGCTCCGGACAGTCGCATGGTGGCGGTTGTGAAAGCAAACGCTTATGGTCACGGTCTGCTGGAGACCGCGCGTACCTTAACTGATGCCGATGCGTTCGGCGTTGCCCGTCTCGAAGAAGCGTTGCGTTTGCGGGAAGGAGGCATTACCCAGCCTGTCCTGCTACTGGAAGGTTTCTTTAACGCCGACGACCTGCCGACTATCTCCCGGGAAGGATTCCACACCGTGGTGCACAGCGACGAGCAACTGAGCGCACTGGAGCAGGCCAATGTGGATGAACCCATCACCGTCTGGATGAAACTGGATACCGGTATGCACCGCCTGGGCGTGCTACCTGAACACGCCGATGCGTTCTATGATCGGTTGAGCGCCTGCAAAAACGTCCGCCAGCCAGTCAATATCGTTAGCCACTTCGCCCGTGCCGACGAGCCGGAATGCGGCGCAACGGAAAAACAACTGGCGATATTCAATCGCTTTACCGAAGGTAAACCTGGCCAGCGTTCCATTGGCGCGTCGGGCGGTATTCTGCTGTGGCCGCAGTCGCATCTTGAGTGGGTGCGACCAGGCATCATTCTTTACGGCGTTTCTCCGCTGGACACGAAACCCTGGGGCGAAGATTTTGGATTCAGACCGGTGATGACGTTAACCTCCAGTCTGATCGCCGTGCGTGAGCATAAAGCGGGCGAGCCGGTAGGCTATGGCGGTACCTGGGTGAGCGAACGCGATACCCGTCTCGGCGTGATTGCGCTGGGCTATGGTGATGGATATCCGCGCAGCGCCCCGTCCGGTACCCCGGTCCTGGTTAATGGCCGTGAAGTGCCGATCGTCGGACGTGTGGCGATGGATATGATTTGCGTTGACCTCGGCCCGCGGGCGCAGGAAAAACCTGGCGACAGCGTAGTGATGTGGGGCGACGGGCTGCCCGTCGAACGCATAGCCGCCATGACTGGAGTAAGTGCTTACGAACTTATTACCCGGCTCACGCCGCGCATGGCGACACGCTATCTTGATTAA
- the dnaB gene encoding replicative DNA helicase: MAGNKPFNKPAEPRDPQVAGLKIPPHSIEAEQSVLGGLMLDNERWDDVAERVVAEDFYTRPHRHIFTEMHRLQEMGKPIDLITLSESLEQQGQLDSVGGFAYLAELSKNTPSAANISAYADIVRERAVVRDMITVANEIADAGFDPQGRSSEDLLDLAESRVFQIAENRANKDEGPKSIDQILEATVARIETLYQQPHDGVTGVDTGYQDLNKKTAGLQRSDLIIVAARPSMGKTTFAMNLCENAAMLQDKPVLIFSLEMPGEQIMMRMLASLSRVDQTRIRTGQLDDEDWARISGTMGILLEKRNMYIDDSSGLTPTEVRSRARRIFREHGGLSLIMIDYLQLMRVPSLSENRTLEIAEISRSLKALAKELQVPVVALSQLNRSLEQRADKRPVNSDLRESGSIEQDADLIMFIYRDEVYHENSDLKGIAEIIIGKQRNGPIGTVRLTFNGQWSRFDNYAGPQYDDE, encoded by the coding sequence ATGGCAGGAAATAAACCCTTCAACAAACCCGCTGAGCCTCGCGATCCTCAGGTCGCCGGGTTAAAAATTCCCCCGCATTCGATTGAAGCGGAACAGTCGGTGTTGGGCGGTTTGATGCTGGATAACGAACGCTGGGACGATGTGGCCGAGCGTGTCGTGGCGGAAGACTTTTATACCCGTCCCCATCGCCATATTTTTACTGAGATGCATCGCCTTCAGGAGATGGGAAAACCTATCGACCTGATTACGCTGTCTGAATCGCTGGAGCAGCAGGGGCAGCTCGACAGCGTTGGCGGGTTCGCCTATTTAGCCGAGTTATCCAAAAACACGCCAAGTGCTGCGAACATCAGCGCCTATGCCGATATCGTGCGGGAACGCGCGGTGGTACGCGACATGATTACCGTGGCGAATGAAATTGCCGACGCCGGTTTTGACCCGCAAGGGCGCAGCAGTGAAGACCTGCTGGATCTGGCGGAATCCCGGGTATTTCAGATAGCCGAAAACCGCGCCAATAAAGACGAAGGCCCGAAAAGCATCGATCAGATCCTTGAGGCCACCGTTGCGCGTATTGAAACGCTCTATCAGCAGCCGCACGACGGCGTCACCGGCGTGGATACCGGTTATCAGGATCTGAATAAAAAAACCGCCGGGTTGCAGCGCTCCGATTTGATTATCGTGGCGGCACGTCCGTCGATGGGTAAAACCACGTTCGCCATGAACCTGTGCGAAAACGCCGCGATGTTGCAGGATAAACCGGTGCTGATTTTCAGCCTTGAGATGCCCGGCGAACAGATCATGATGCGTATGCTGGCGTCGCTGTCGCGTGTCGATCAAACGCGCATTCGTACCGGGCAACTGGATGATGAGGACTGGGCGCGCATTTCCGGCACCATGGGCATTTTGCTGGAAAAGCGCAATATGTACATTGACGACTCCTCCGGCCTGACGCCGACAGAAGTTCGCTCACGCGCGCGCCGTATTTTCCGCGAACACGGCGGGTTAAGCCTGATCATGATCGACTACCTGCAACTGATGCGCGTGCCGTCGCTCTCTGAAAACCGTACGCTGGAAATTGCGGAAATCTCCCGCTCCCTGAAAGCGCTGGCGAAAGAGTTGCAGGTGCCGGTGGTCGCACTCTCCCAGCTCAACCGCTCGCTGGAACAGCGCGCCGATAAACGCCCCGTCAACTCCGACTTGCGTGAATCCGGGTCCATCGAACAGGACGCCGACTTAATTATGTTTATCTATCGTGATGAGGTGTATCACGAGAACAGCGACCTGAAAGGGATCGCGGAAATTATTATTGGTAAGCAGCGTAACGGGCCGATCGGTACGGTGCGCCTGACCTTTAACGGGCAGTGGTCGCGGTTTGATAACTACGCGGGCCCGCAGTACGACGACGAATAA